A portion of the Epinephelus moara isolate mb chromosome 4, YSFRI_EMoa_1.0, whole genome shotgun sequence genome contains these proteins:
- the ssrp1a gene encoding FACT complex subunit SSRP1a — protein MGDTLEFNEIYQEVKGSWNDGRLRFSKQNVVYKSSKTGKVDSIPAGELNLAQWRRVCLGHGIKLGTSTGHVYKYDGFRDTDLEKISEFFKANYKVELEEKDMCVKGWNWGTAKFSGPLLSFDVNDSTAFEIPLSNVSQCATGKNEVTLEFHQNDDTEVSLMEVRFYVPPSQSDERQDPVEAFAQNVLSKADVIQATGDAVCIFKELQCLTPRGRYDIRIYPTFLHLHGKTFDYKIPYTTVLRLFLLPHKDQRQMFFVISLDPPIKQGQTRYHFLILLFSKEEDINLTLNMNEEDVERRFEGKLSKNMSGSLYEMVSRVMKALVNRKITVPGNFQGHSGAQCITCSYKASSGLLYPLERGFIYVHKPPVHLRFEEISCVNFARGTTTTRSFDFEIETKQGNQYTFSSIEREEYGKLFDFVNAKKLNIKNRGFKEGMKGNIDEYSDSDDDQHDAYLERMKAEGKIREEGNDSDESDAESDESFNPGEEDDDIAEEYDSNASASDSSEDGGDSEEESSKKKKVKKAKVVKEKKERKPRKEKKQKDTGGPKRPMSAYMLWLNSSRERIKSENPGISITEISKKAGEMWRQLGKDEKEEWETKAGEAKRQYDKAKKEYKESGGGATSTSKKESKKGGKKEDKKRKSAGGDKDKERGGNDSFKSREFIETSESSSDSDHKSKSKRKKESEEEEEEAVSTPASSEEDSD, from the exons ATGGGAGACACACTGGAGTTCAACGAGATTTACCAGGAGGTGAAAGGCTCCTGG AACGACGGGCGGCTTCGTTTCAGCAAGCAAAATGTGGTTTATAAGAGCAGCAAGACGGGGAAGGTGGACAGCATCCCGGCTGGTGAGCTCAACCTGGCCCAGTGGAGACGAGTGTGTTTAGGTCACGGCATCAAGCTGGGCACCAGCACAGGACATGTCTACAAATATGACGGCTTCAGGGACACG GACTTGGAGAAGATCTCAGAGTTTTTCAAGGCAAACTACAAGGTGGAGCTCGAGGAGAAGGACATGTGTGTGAAGGGGTGGAACTGGGGAACAGCAAAGTTCTCag GGCCACTGTTGTCATTTGATGTAAATGACAGTACAGCGTTCGAGATCCCGCTGTCCAACGTGTCCCAGTGCGCCACGGGGAAGAACGAAGTCACTCTGGAGTTTCACCAGAATGACGACACTGAAGTCTCCCTCATGGAGGTCCGATTCTACGTCCCGCCCAGCCAGTCTGATGAACGACAAGACCCTGTAGAG GCTTTTGCCCAGAATGTGTTGTCTAAGGCTGATGTGATCCAGGCCACAGGAGACGCTGTGTGTATCTTCAAAGAGCTGCAGTGTCTTACACCCAGAGGAAG ATACGACATCCGTATCTACCCGACTTTCCTTCACCTTCACGGTAAGACCTTTGATTACAAGATCCCCTACACGACTGTCCTGCGTCTATTCCTGCTGCCTCACAAGGATCAGAGGCAGATGTTCTTTGTG ATCAGCCTGGATCCTCCCATCAAGCAGGGTCAGACGCGTTATCACTTTCTCATCCTGCTGTTTTCCAAGGAGGAGGACATCAACCTCACCCTAAACATGAACGA GGAGGACGTTGAGCGCCGTTTTGAGGGCAAACTCAGTAAAAACATGTCAGGGTCTCTGTACGAGATGGTCAGCAGGGTGATGAAGGCCCTGGTCAACCGCAAGATCACCGTGCCCGGAAACTTCCAGGG TCATTCTGGAGCTCAGTGCATTACCTGCTCCTACAAAGCGTCCTCAGGCCTCCTCTATCCCCTGGAGAGGGGCTTCATCTACGTCCACAAACCCCCCGTGCACCTGCGCTTCGAGGAGATCTCTTGCGTCAACTTCGCCAGAGGTACCACCACAACGCGATCCTTTGACTTTGAGATTGAGACCAAGCAGGGAAATCAGTACACCTTCAGCAGCATCGAGAG AGAAGAGTACGGAAAACTGTTCGACTTCGTTAATGCCAAGAAACTCAACATCAAGAACAGAGGATTCAAAGAG GGCATGAAGGGTAATATCGATGAGTACAGCGACTCAGACGATGACCAGCACGATGCCTACCTGGAGAGGATGAAGGCCGAGGGCAAGATCAGAGAGGAGGGCAACGACAGCGACGAATCAGATGCAGAAAGCG ATGAGTCGTTTAACCCCGGAGAAGAGGATGATGACATTGCAGAAGA GTACGACAGCAACGCCTCAGCAAGCGACAGCAGCGAAGATGGTGGCGATAGTGAGGAGGAGAGCTCTAAGAAGAAGAAGGTCAAGAAAGCCAAAGtggtgaaagagaaaaaagaaagaaaaccacGTAAAGAG AAGAAGCAGAAAGATACCGGCGGCCCCAAGAGGCCGATGAGTGCCTACATGCTGTGGCTCAACTCCAGCCGTGAGCGCATCAAGTCGGAGAACCCAGGCATCTCCATCACAGAGATTTCAAAGAAGGCCGGAGAGATGTGGAGACAACTGGGCAAAGACGAGAAGGAG GAGTGGGAAACAAAGGCAGGAGAGGCAAAGAGGCAGTACgacaaagcaaagaaagagtACAAAGAGAGCGGTGGAGGAGCAACTTCCACTTCGAAGAA GGAGAGTAAAAAAGGAGGTAAGAAGGAGGACAAGAAGAGGAAGTCTGCCGGGGGAGACAAGGACAAGGAGCGGGGAGGCAACGACAGCTTTAAGAGTCGAGAGTTCATCGAGACCAGCGAGAGTTCATCAGACTCTGACCACAAGAGCAAGTCCAAGAGGAAGAAG gaatcagaggaggaggaggaagaggccgTGTCCACACCTGCCAGCTCAGAGGAAGATTCAGActaa